A single genomic interval of Dysidea avara chromosome 6, odDysAvar1.4, whole genome shotgun sequence harbors:
- the LOC136259249 gene encoding uncharacterized protein: MNDFKKKTAKTEHDLVTVKQELEMFKLNASKIEGELKQRLTKTERDLMNVRQTAAETESELKQRLAKTEQDLAASVSLLVTEIKYKLSSINEEVTKMFSGSLQGNIDSVNQKYQPLKDTKRKHVQKLSNIFEIERFCVRKCEILQELYQIVDGIKRNIENEQEQLLQNITHAEGKLLGIHQQLDDVELHITKSINELILQLDTLMKELTIYSENSVIEKLKTIKTDALKSKDKMMKKSTQKREHITKVKKKLEITKVDITTDTDLLKQLLDKHGQAKQRIETFNPELPIVIKSGDNPFSRFPKW, encoded by the exons ATGAATGACTTTAAGAAGAAAACTGCAAAGACAGAGCATGACCTAGTAACAGTGAAACAAGAACTGGAAATGTTTAAACTCAATGCATCAAAAATTGAAGGTGAACTCAAGCAAAGGCTAACAAAGACAGAGAGAGATTTGATGAATGTTAGACAAACTGCAGCAGAAACTGAAAGTGAACTCAAGCAGAGACTTGCAAAGACAGAACAAGATTTGGCAGCTAGTGTTTCACTTCTTGTGACTGAAATAAAATACAAACTATCTTCTATCAATGAAGAAGTGACAAAGATGTTTAGTGGTAGTTTACAAGGTAATATTGACAGTGTCAATCAAAAATATCAACCTTTGAAGGATACAAAGAGAAAACATGTACAAAAA CTCAGTAACATTTTTGAAATAGAACGCTTTTGTGTCAGGAAATGTGAAATACTACAAGAGCTCTATCAAATAGTGGATGGTATCAAACGAAATATAGAAAATGAGCAGGAGCAATTATTACAGAACATCACACACGCAGAAGGGAAACTACTTGGAATCCATCAACAACTTGATGATGTTGAACTTCACATAACAAAATCCATCAATGAGCTGATACTACAACTGGACACTTTGATGAAAGAACTTACCATATATAGTGAAAATAGTGTCATTGAAAAGTTAAAAACTATTAAAACAGACGCACTGAAATCTAAAGATAAAATGATGAAGAAGTCAACACAAAAGAGAGAGCATATCACTAAAGTCAAGAAAAAGCTAGAGATTACTAAAGTTGATATAACAACAGATACAGATCTATTAAAACAACTTTTAGATAAACATGGTCAAGCAAAACAAAGGATTGAAACATTCAACCCTGAATTGCCTATAGTTATAAAGTCTGGAGATAATCCATTTTCAAGATTTCCGAAGTGGTAG